AATATTGTTACTGCTTAACAAGGcaggaaaatgggaaaaatggtgttactgtcagtgtttcagtgaagTTAGTCATGATATCATTAATGgtattgtaaaataaaatgtcctcAGGAATTCTAACCTTCTCTGCTGATTGTTTCCTGTCATGTTTCCACTGGCCAACGTCACGATACCTGACCAACACACAGCAAAGTGAGTCAGCTGCTCataacagagacaaactgatTCAGGCTCCAATTAGCTGACGTCATTGGACTGACTTTCTAAACAACGTGACATTCATTTACTGCTGCCCTGTGGTGTCAGTCTGAGCTCCGGCAAAGCTCACTCACCGGCTTCCACTTCTCTTCCTATCAGTGCTCTGCATGCCCTTTTAATGGGCTGGTATCTCAGCCTGCACGACATATAAACGTGAATACTGCTGAGTGAGCTGAGTGAGTGTCAGCTACCAAACAGTGCTGGACAGACAGTCCCGCCATGCTTTGCCTGAATGACGTCTGAGGCTGGTGATGTCATCTCGCAGACGGCCTTAGGTCACTTTATTGTAATAGTCTCcctcactcagacacacacacacacacatctttgttGTACCATATTCATAGGGACCTGTTGATGACATCATCCATTCCccagcccctaaccctaacctaaaccttgcccccccccccacacacacacacagcctgaaaGGAGACAGACTTCTAGCACTTGAGGGGCCATTTATATAtacttatatttatatatatgtagacTTATGAATGTCAGTGTGATATGTGTACCATAAGGTTGAAGGGTATTGAAGGTTCCTCAGAGCACAGTGgatggaagaagtttggaacaACCAGGACTCAGTACTGTACTGACGCACACTTATTTTACTATGTAGTGTTTACATCTGACTCACAGGACAGTAGCTCCTGGTCACTGTAAATGTTCTACCCATCCCTTTCTTTGCCCCCgccctctctctatctccctccctccctccctctctttttcttagATATTAAAGTGTGAGAGTGAAATGGTGAGTGAGGGACCCTCACATGAAGCTGCGGGGGTCTTTGAACAGAAAAGCTTCTGCACCCTCTGCTCTGAGACAAAGCCTCCTTCTGCGCCCTGCAGGATGCCTGGACACATCAGATCAGGTAACTAGTGCAGGACTGGAACTCCGCATGAAGGAACCCAGAGGAAGAGCTGTCAGAACCGTCAGTCTTTTCTGCATGTCATCCTGTCTTCCTCATGTTCACCTCTCCATCATGATTTCTCCTCTGTATTTCATTCACTTCTTAATTTTTCATCTGTCCTCagacattactttttttttcttttttttttagaaaaactaaaaaagagacaaacacttttttaaaagcGAGGACATGACATGCATCAGTTATTGTTCTGTGTGttggacattttgttttatttagttcctcttttcttctctggtCTCTCCCAGTGTCTGTTGTGTGGGTGGTGTTGGTCTGTCTGGTGTTCTGCAGGAGACTGACCAGCATCGGTGCAGCACCCATCTGTACCAACGCTCAAGCTGGGTGCCACGTAGTCTCCCTGGCCAACCTGTTTGACCGGGTCATCCAGCACTCGGCCAGGATGCACGGCATCTCGAACGACCTTCACTCTGAGTTTGTGAGTCTCATCGTGCAAATTGTTTCATTACTTTCCTAATGATGTTTATGTTTGATTGTGTAATGGGGATATTTATGCTTGGACAAACGTATTGCTAAATGTATATATAGGCTGAGTTTGCTTTGGCTAGTTGCACTTCATaaactggcacacacacacacacatagtgagagagagagaaggatgttAAGCTGTTTGTGACTGTTTGCAGTAGCAGGCTATTCTGTTGTTTCATTCATCACTTTTGGACTCTGGACACAGTTGCCATTTAGATGACACCTGACCTCTGACATTTCATTCTTGCGCTCGTGTCTGTCCTCTCAAGGAGCAGTACTTCCTGCCCAGTAAGAATCAAATTGGCCGGGTCGGTCGCAACTGTCACACCTCCACCATCTTCACCCCAAATGGCAAGGAGAACGCTCAGAGAATGGCGGTGAATTAACCTTCCTGAAAAGCTATTTCCTCTCATTGGCACGAACTGTCCTCATCATGTTTCCAGTGAGAATGCAATGTTCTCTCATCCCTCATCTtgagtttttcttcctttgttcctTTCTACAAGACGCCACTCTACATGGgtatttgaaatatttcttttagatttttttccttgttgtttccctttatatttatttatttttttgcatcaTCCTCAAACATCCAGTGATATAAATGTCATCCTAACTACACAGAGCCGTCATGACTTAAAGGACGGCTTGAGTTTGAACTGGCTTTTAAATGTCTTCTGCATCCGCCTGTCGTGTTgtcactgcagagagaggagctgaCGGAGGTGATTCTGAAGCTCCTGGTGGCGTGGAGGGATCCTCTGTGGCATTTCCACCAGAGCATGGCTCACCAGCACGACTTCAACAACTTCAGCTCCAATAAAGCTCTGGAGATGAGCGACATGGTGCACGAGCTACGCAAAGGTGTAGAGAAAGTGGCTGAGAAGGTACTGTATGTCTTATATCGAGGTGAAATGGCACGGCAGGTCGCGTGCTGGATGCTTGGGGTTCACGTAGCTTCCGGGGATGTATTTCCTTGTCAGGTTGCATAATCCTAGTAAATGACAAAGACACCCAGATGGCAAAGTCCTTGCGTCACACAACAGATGCAAACTGCACCGTTCACCCTCACACGACCTATCGTTCGGACATTCATTCAGCcgcaatgtaaaaaaaaaggaagccaccactctgcctgtctgtcttcctccctTTGTCCAAATCGACCAATAGGCATCATCCAACTAACcagtatatttatttgtatgaaaagGGCGAgtgttaatattttatatttcatacaatgaatgactgaatcaagatataaaaacaagaaagaaaaacatttccacaAAGTGACTCATTAGACTGACAGgtgttcttatttttttgtccacCTCCATTTAAATCAACGAGGGTAGGCCACATAACAGACACGTCTAAGTGTATGAATCTATTCATCCTGAGTATTTGTGTAGTATTGTGAGTATTataatttaaatgtgtgtgtgtgtgtgtcctctgtgctcCAGATGCAGACGTTGGGGCTCATCAGTAACTCCGTCAGCAGCCAGGCTTCTCCTGAGGCTTGGCTGCCGTCTGACAGTGCCGAATGGCGCCTGATGAAAGACTACGACCTCCTCTACTGCTTCCGCCGAGACTCCAACAAGGTCCAGAACTACCTGAAGATCCTCAAGTGTCGCATCGTTCCCGAGTACGGATGCTGAAGGCCAGAAAACACTTCCAGAAATATCCACACGCCCGGAATGGAAACGCTTCACTTAGCGACCGCACGGATAAAgatgtagcttttttttttgttctgttttgtatgGGATGTAAACTGATACACACATATGTTCACTCCTAACCCAAAGACTctacccaccccccaccccaccactcTTCACACCCCGATATTATCTAGTGTGTGGACAATCGAGGGTTGAGCATGGACAGGATGGAGTAAGTGTAGAACGCACAGCATGTTTAAATATAGTAAtacatatataatttttttagtCATTTCTACAGGAGATACTTAGTGGAAATAGGAGGCTCCatacaaacactgctgctgcaatACACAGCGTTTTTCAACCTGAGGTCATGACTGAAACAAATCACACGCGATGGCTCCTGCAGTGACTATATGGGGTCTTCTTTTCTGTCATCACTCTCCTTTTGCACTCACCATGAAGACTTGACGTGTGCAAAGACTCGCAGACCAGATACTTGAAGTGTACTTttgaaataaagcaaatgtttcaTGAGcagaaatgacttttttttttttttgcatgctaCATGTTGTtgcatcaccaccaccactttaGCTGCAGCTGCATGAAAAGTCCCCACTGATAAGCAGCGTCATATAATATTTGATGagaatatatataaaaaccCAGACAGTAATAAATCTGAGCATATAATTGGTTTGATTATGTTTATTGagtgaaaaatagaaaaagacatTGCACTGACACCGTGTACTGGCACCGTGGTCACTTGGACGGCAGGTCGGCGGCTTCACGATGAAACTGCTACGGTGACGGCCTCAGACCTCCCGGTGCTCTGCTCCGCACAGGAAACATGAACGGAGCCGTCCCTGcaacatacagaaaaacagttaCATACCAGCGGTCATGCGAGGAGGCACACGCACTGATGCTGGGAGGGTGGATACCTCTTCATGGTCACCACAGTGTCGATGCTGTGGTTCTCCTCTGTGGGCTGCAGGTCTCTCAAGATAATCTgtacatgacacacacacacaagcagattAATGCTGAGGTTCAATTATTACTAATAAAGTCATCATTAATTCAGATAAGAGTGGATGTCTGCTGTCTGCTTGTTGTGAGATGCTTATGATACACAATGCTGCACCAGCGTCACATTATTAAACGTCTTATCATGACCGTTGCCTCCGTTCGTGCGTGGTGCGACTTGTGTGAGGTGTCTCTTCAGGTTTGTTGTATTCTTCCCGGGCTAATTTGTCGCTGCAGGGCTTCCAGCCTGACAATAATGTTACTGTAcactccctttttctctctgtgctatTACATCTGATGTGGGTCCAAATGTCAGTCTGTTGTTTTCCAACCAAGCCCTACTTCTTgttagaaaggaaaaaaaaaaaaaaaaagtctactgAAAAGTCTATGAAAATCTCATctcttctttttattgtttaataaAGTCAGTTCCATCTCTTCAACATCTCGTCTTCCTTacggggagaaaaaaaaggatgttgACAAATGTATTCTGTCATAATTTCTAATGTTTTTGAAACAAAGCAGTTTTCTGTACCTTAGCTAGTTTTTCCGGCTGCTCCGTGACAAATCTCTGGTAAATCtccagacagagggaggacagctTCCCCCCTCCACTCAGGATGTGATGTCTGCGGGCAGGGAGGGGCGTGCCGGACGGGAGAAGAACAGTGAACACCTCAGATCCGGATTCATCCACCTCCTGCAGCACCCACACACAACCAAACCAGAcagaacaaattaaaatgaatgtgttaaAGTCTTTAGATCAGGCAGGATCGACTAATAAAATTAAAACGTTTATATTTAAACGCATGGAAAAGTGAAAGTAATTCGTATTCTCACTGCTGAATATTCAGTTGTGTGTTCTTAACTGATCAGTATACCTTCACAAGTATGTCAGTGGCAGAAACATCCACTGTGACCGACTCTTCCTCAGGGGCAAGGCTGTCTTTGCCGACCAGTAAACCCGCTTCCAGCGCCGCTCCCACGGCGATGACCTCATCAGGCGGCGCCGAGCTGAGAAGCTCCACATCGGGAAACATCTCACGAATCATCTGCTGGAGTCGAGGGATCCTGGCTGACCCACCGCAAAGCACCACCTGAAACACGCCGACACatcaaagaattaaaaaaaataataataataataacagtcacTCTCATTCAGACACTTCTGTAAATCTTGTACCTTGTTAATGTTGCTGGTGGAGAGTCCCGCCTCCTCCAGCAGGGGTCTGATTGGCTGGATGCTCTTGTTGAAGAGCGAGGAGCAGAGCAACTCAAATCGAGCTCTgaggaaacacaacactgagattATCGTGTTGGCAACAACAAGCGTTGGTAACAATTGTTGACAGTGGCCGACTGACCGATGCTAACATCTGTGCATTGTCCTGTGTTTTACCTCGAGACGTTGCATTCAAAGTCAATGCCGTCGTGCAGGGAGTCGACGAAGCAGTTGGCCGATCCCAGCGAGGACAGAGAGTGTTTGGCCATGTCTGCGCCGTTCATCAGCTTCAGCATCGCCCGAGCGTTACCGCTCACATCATGTTTAAAGGTGCTGcgtgagaaacacagagaaataacaTGAGGAAGGAAAGACACTGTGtaggagcaggtgtgtgtgagacatcAGAAGGGATATgcgagtgacacacacacacacacaaaacatgaacCAGCTCTCTGAGACTGGCTGCTCTGTAGGACAGGTGGTGTCACTATGGATCATACTTGATTAGCAGCAGAGGTGCATCATATGCTTTGCATGTAAAGACATGAGAGGCCTGTGTCATGAAGCAGGATTAGTTGGGCAGTTCATTTTAGATCCCAGGTCGAAGATGATTGGATTTAATAAGGGATTCAAAACTAGATTCAAATTTCATAAGATGCtatctaaccctaaccaatcATAAATACTACTTAACACAACAGCTACCGTTTGAACTCAGCGGCCAGGTGCTGGGCCAGGGCCTGGGTGAAGCTCTCTCCTCCGATGCTGTGGTCAGTGCGGGTGTTGAGAACCCGGAACATTCCTCCATTGACCTGCAGCACCGTCACGCTCAAGGACGTCCCGCCCAGCTTATACACCAGGACATGGCTGTCAACACAGAACAGATCAGTATGAGGGCAaactgaaaccagtttgagacgactttagctttgtgacatggggcattatcctgctggaggtagccattagaagatgatgaactgtggccatgaaaggatgaacatggtcagcaacaatactcagacagactgaggcattcagaccatgactgattggtattacaGCCCAAAGTGAGTCAGGAAAACATTCCCCACGCTATTCCATCATAaccaccagcaggtggcagtctAGACCCATGTATTCATCATTTTGGAAAAAGGCTAACATCAGCAAATGAGGAAACAGGTCAACTCTTGACATGTAACGTGTTCCACAACACGCACCTCTTTCCAGAATAACAGTCCTGTCCGATGTTATAGgccaacagagcagcagcaggctcaTGGATCAGCCTCAGGACATGGAACCCTGCAGCCTCAGCTGCCTCCCTGCACAAAACAAACCCAGACTCTATCAAACACTGCAAATAGAACGATTTTCACTGTGTCACAACAAAGTAGTACAGACGAGCAGAGGGTAACGTGGCCTACCTCAGAGCACGCTTCTGAGCATGTGCAAACTCGAAAGGGACCGTGATCACTGCGTCCGTTACATCAGAGCCCAGAGCTGACTGAGCCGTTTCTGTCAGGATGCAAGTAATAACCAATAAAGTTACTGTTTACAAcacgtgaatgtgtgtgtgtgtgtgttttccacaagCTTACCTTTCATTTTGTGGAAGACGAGTTTTGCAACATCCTCTGGAGCAACATACTCTGggtgttctcctgctgtgatctcATAATAAGGCTTCTGGTTTCTGTTCACCACctgaacacagcacacactgctcAGTCTGAGTATTCACTGCTTTACCTGTACAGTCAATCGCTGTGGGTTCATCCGGTGTTTTCAAAAATATAGCTAACAAACAAAACcgacacagacaacacaactGCGGATCTGCTCACAAACTCACCCGACACTTGGTCTCTGttttgtgcgtttgtgtctCTGGATCATCAAAGCTGGACattgggagacagagagagagagagagagagagagaatctaCTCATTCAGTGATATCCTACACATCTGTACATCAATTAGCTGATTCTGTTGATTACAGGTCATTTATATGATGAATGGCCGCCTCCTCAAACATTCAAGCCAAGAGTCAGGCTACAAATTGTTCTGTAAATCTGCCTGCTGACATATTATTTTGATTTCAATATTCAACACGTTAAAAATTTGTTCCATAGCTTTATGATTAGCCAACACGACAGTGAAGTGTGTCACCTTCTCCCCAGCACTTGTTTCACTTTAACAACTGTGTTGGCAGCGTTGCGGACCCGTCCTTGTTTTGCTGCAATGCCTACAATCTGCAAAAGGTAAAAAAATCTGTCAATAAAGGGGCTGCTATAAGACAAAATCCAACATGTCagcctctttgtttctctgtgaaaaAGCTATAGAGGCTTTACACAGCACATGACTGTCAATGATAAACTGTGAAGTACCTGCTCAGTGTCTCTGTAGGCCACCACAGCTGGAGTTACTCTGTCTCCTGCATCATTAGCCACCACATCTGCCCGTCCGtcctaaacaacacacacacacatacacaccaaggTGTCATCAATGATGAGACAGAGATGCATTTAAAATacagtctgtgtgcatgtgagcagcgccctgtgctgctgctctggttcAAATAGCACTGTAGCACACTGCACTATATTCATGACATTACGATAATGTAACAAGGAATCACTAAAGGAAAGCTTTGCTGTCAGTTCTGctttttacagtttaaagtgGGACTATTTTTCGTTAAGAGTGGACTGCGCAGCTGTACTGTGACGGACAGACCCATCACTCGTGAAATGACTTGATTCATTCTGTTGGTGTGGAGTTTGTTAGCAGCTACATCCCGCGCTGTTTCAGTGCCAATTTTGGATTTAAGATCAAACCTGTCACTGTATTAAATACCACAAGAAGAAGGTCGGCGTGTGAGAGTGTCTGTAGAGTCAAACTGTGCGACACTCACCTTAAATATCGCCACACAAGCGCAGGTATAACCGAAATGAACCCCAATAGCCGCCATGCTGAAAACTCTCAGCTAGAAGGGCTGGACCACGCGCACGTTAACCGGCTTCCGCTCACAGGAACGACTTCCggtagcatttttttttgtcagagtaAAAGCTTCTATGAACCAATCAAAGAAGTTACGAGCTTTTATTCTGATAGTGCATTATTATTTGTTAACGTACAgaactgtaaaataaacaaacaaacaaatgaataaacgTTTTAAGCActagattttattattttatattattattcactttTTTATAGAAGGCAATGAGATAAATATAGGCCTATGTAGGACATGCAAAGgcacaaaatacattttcaaaaacacaacCTGCCCAAGGGTACAggcaaagagggagaaaataaataGGGACGTGgggatttacaaaaaaaagtttttctttccaGACTTTTAAGCGTCGAAATGGTCTTAACTGTATGAAACATTATATAACATGTTCTGTGGGAAACATTAACGGGACTTTCCCTGTTCATGCCCCCTTCCTTAACCCCGCGGTGACGTGTGTCCCGGAGCCTCAGTCCGTGCTGCGGCGGCAGGCTGTTGGCCGGAGCTATTAATAACTAACCGCAAACTCTGCCATGTCGGTGCTGTCCCTTGCCATTCTCCTGTTGTTCAGGGGGTTTACTTTATCTGCCGCAGAGGACTGTGAAGGTTAGACAGCATGGTGTGATCAGAAGTGTGATCAGTCTGTGGTTTAGCAGTGTTACTCAATCAGGCATTTACTCCAAATGTCAATAATAAATCAGCCCTGCATGCCTGCGTCCGCACCACAAGCGGCCCTGCATGTGCTGACGAAGTCGGGCTGAAACCTCACAAATGACTTTTGCGAAGTTATTTTACAGGGATCTGAGTCAGAATACAGGTAGGACTTTGTTAGGAGATGAATGTAAAAATTACAGACATGGCTCACAGGATACAGCTCCTGAGGTTTTCCTGTATTGAAGGCAAACAAAATTGTAAGTAAAGGAAGGGAACACACAATTTCTAAAAATATCAAGAGACAgtttttgaatgaatgtgagCAGGTGTCAGGACACTCAACTGATTTGATCTAATTCACATGTGGGTGGGTGGGCCACAAAGCACCCACAGAGACTATCCTCTTTGAGTCAAAATAACATGTATGTCTTCATGCAGTgtacacacaggaaaacacaaccTCAGTTTACTGTAACAGGTGTGTTTCACACACTGATAAATGTGTCAGatgcatactgtatatgtataaCGAAGTGGGGAAActggtgtgcagtgtgtgtgagctttcTCCACAGACTGTATGGCATCGTGAACTCAGCCCACACGGAACTCACTCCTGCCCTGGTGGAGGAAGAGCTGGTCCGGGCCTGCGCTGATGCCCAGGGGAAGGAGGCAAGGCTGGTGAGAGCATCGCCgcaacaaagaaaataacatttatggatattttatgagaaaaaaatctatttaaaaacTTGAAATCcaattaaattattatatttCAGGCTTAAAAACTTGTATTTGACCTTCAAGACACATTTCTTTTTACCTTGGTTGAAGTTAGGGAGAGATCGGGCTAAACTAAAACACCCTGTTATTCAAATGGTTCatagttatttttgttttgataaacACTTAAGATTACTACTGTTGCCTTTTCCTTATTACACCTACAAATAGGAGAGATaagaatatttaatgtttaaatgtatttattcataatCTGGgatgtgaaaacatcagatttccACGAAGTCTGCCACATCTGATGATGATACAGTGGAGTGTATCAGAGCATCTAACAGAAACTAGTCATGTTGCCCTGCCCTGCTTCACTGACCCCGCTTTGTGCTGCAACCTATTTCATCACCTGTCTCTTTTTGTAGTTTGGTGTATCTGCAGATTTGACCAATACGTTTATGTGCTGTCCTAGTGTTACTACCTCGGAGCCAGCAGTGATGCAGCAACACGCGTCACAGCATCAGTGGCTCGACCTCTGGCCTCCCATGTCCCCGTTGAGAAGATCTGTCAGCGCCTCAGTAGCACAGACACGCAGATCTGCGAGCTTAGATACGGTAAAGTGTGTTCAAAGACGAACCGTTCCTTTGTGCATCTATGTGTGCAGACGCAGAACAAAACCTGTGTCCCGTGtcgtgtgtttgtctgcagagcCTCAGCTGAGGGATCTGAGCAGCGACGGGCTCAAAAAGCTGAGAGTTTTGGAGCTGAGGAACATTCTAGCCTCGTGGGGAGAAGAGTGTCGAGGCTGCCTGGAGAAACACGAGTTTGTCAGCCTCATCCAGGAGAAAGCACCGCTGCACACTCACAACATGGAACTGTGAATAGTAATTAGCGTCTCCTCCACCCACCCTTCCAACATTGCTGCCAACTGAGACAGGAAGATGACAAACGCTCCTCTTATGATGACGCCAACACGGCTCTTTATATTGATGCAGTTCTCTGGCAGGAACCAATCAGCTGTTTATAGAAGCATATCCTTCTTATGATGAATGTAGTCAATAGTGTCATGTTTGAATGTAATGTTTGAAGTGTCCCAGtgtaagaaaatgaacagagaaTCCACAACACATGTGTGTAATCTTCAATTTCCTGTTTCACTTACTAGTTTTagttagtttttagttttacttttgttgttgttgttgttgttgagcttTCGTATCTCACCACATCACTTAATCAGCAGTTGTCACTATTGTTCCCTCTTGAGAACTGAACTGCGGTCACATGATAACATGTGGTTGTATGTGGGTGTGACGCTGTAATTGCATCctgtgctgtattttcttttattgagACACTTCTTCTTGTACTTGACTCACTAATTTCAGTTtcaaaatttgatttaaaagaaaCGCTGTTGGCCccaaagaaatgttttcaaatgtgttGTCAGTACTAGTTAGAGCAAACAGCTGACTCTGACAtgctcattttaattttctcagactatgatttcatcagtgtgtTGGTCACAACACGCAATTCGAGATACAAACTTCCTGTTGGGCTTGATCTCTCACTCATGATAACATGGGGTCATTACTTGCAGCATAATTCACTATCGGTGTCCCCTCAAGTCATCAGATCAGTTTCTGCTCACATCTGCACACATCACTCAGGATGTAATCCATCACTACTGTTGTCTAATTGTACAAGAatgtggaaacactgcagatcaCAATAACACCAGTTACCAGCGCAACAGCACAGATAAAATTAAGATGAATTAAGATGAATAATTCTATTgccccagtgcatgctgggaagccATCAGATACCGCTACTGTCCTTTCATGAGCACTTTTCCTTGAACTACACGGAAAACGTCAAGCAAAGATGTGAAGGAGAATTCAAACGGACTTAGGAAAACATAAAAGTGGTGCTAAGACTGAACTTACACTTgtctttaaaaaattaaaaaaaaattaaaatactttatttataaCACATGGAAGATCAGTACAGAGACAAACTCAGTTCTTTCAGCCTTCGATTCAAGTACAGTTTCCTGTCCAAAACAGAATTACACCTC
The nucleotide sequence above comes from Toxotes jaculatrix isolate fToxJac2 chromosome 22, fToxJac2.pri, whole genome shotgun sequence. Encoded proteins:
- the prl2 gene encoding prolactin 2 — translated: MYGCNSHPVTLQILKCESEMVSEGPSHEAAGVFEQKSFCTLCSETKPPSAPCRMPGHIRSVSVVWVVLVCLVFCRRLTSIGAAPICTNAQAGCHVVSLANLFDRVIQHSARMHGISNDLHSEFEQYFLPSKNQIGRVGRNCHTSTIFTPNGKENAQRMAREELTEVILKLLVAWRDPLWHFHQSMAHQHDFNNFSSNKALEMSDMVHELRKGVEKVAEKMQTLGLISNSVSSQASPEAWLPSDSAEWRLMKDYDLLYCFRRDSNKVQNYLKILKCRIVPEYGC
- the hspa14 gene encoding heat shock 70 kDa protein 14, which gives rise to MAAIGVHFGYTCACVAIFKDGRADVVANDAGDRVTPAVVAYRDTEQIVGIAAKQGRVRNAANTVVKVKQVLGRSFDDPETQTHKTETKCRVVNRNQKPYYEITAGEHPEYVAPEDVAKLVFHKMKETAQSALGSDVTDAVITVPFEFAHAQKRALREAAEAAGFHVLRLIHEPAAALLAYNIGQDCYSGKSHVLVYKLGGTSLSVTVLQVNGGMFRVLNTRTDHSIGGESFTQALAQHLAAEFKRTFKHDVSGNARAMLKLMNGADMAKHSLSSLGSANCFVDSLHDGIDFECNVSRARFELLCSSLFNKSIQPIRPLLEEAGLSTSNINKVVLCGGSARIPRLQQMIREMFPDVELLSSAPPDEVIAVGAALEAGLLVGKDSLAPEEESVTVDVSATDILVKEVDESGSEVFTVLLPSGTPLPARRHHILSGGGKLSSLCLEIYQRFVTEQPEKLAKIILRDLQPTEENHSIDTVVTMKRDGSVHVSCAEQSTGRSEAVTVAVSS
- the cdnf gene encoding cerebral dopamine neurotrophic factor isoform X2; its protein translation is MSVLSLAILLLFRGFTLSAAEDCEVCVSFLHRLYGIVNSAHTELTPALVEEELVRACADAQGKEARLCYYLGASSDAATRVTASVARPLASHVPVEKICQRLSSTDTQICELRYEPQLRDLSSDGLKKLRVLELRNILASWGEECRGCLEKHEFVSLIQEKAPLHTHNMEL
- the cdnf gene encoding cerebral dopamine neurotrophic factor isoform X1, whose amino-acid sequence is MNVKITDMAHRIQLLRFSCIEGKQNLCVSFLHRLYGIVNSAHTELTPALVEEELVRACADAQGKEARLCYYLGASSDAATRVTASVARPLASHVPVEKICQRLSSTDTQICELRYEPQLRDLSSDGLKKLRVLELRNILASWGEECRGCLEKHEFVSLIQEKAPLHTHNMEL